A genomic stretch from Clostridiales bacterium includes:
- a CDS encoding YbaB/EbfC family nucleoid-associated protein: MANRGGFPGGNLNNLIKQAQVFQKKLEEKQLELQGKTVEASSGGGAVVAVANGKKQVIEIKIKPEVVDPEDVDMLQDLVLAAVNEALKKAEEMIAMEMGKITQGVNLPNMF, from the coding sequence ATGGCTAATAGAGGTGGATTTCCGGGAGGAAATCTGAATAATTTGATAAAACAGGCTCAGGTTTTCCAAAAAAAGCTTGAGGAAAAACAGCTTGAGCTTCAGGGAAAGACAGTAGAAGCATCATCCGGCGGCGGAGCAGTGGTCGCAGTTGCAAACGGCAAAAAACAGGTTATTGAAATAAAGATTAAACCGGAGGTAGTGGATCCGGAAGATGTCGACATGCTTCAGGACCTTGTGCTTGCCGCTGTAAATGAAGCGTTGAAGAAGGCTGAAGAGATGATCGCAATGGAGATGGGTAAGATTACCCAGGGAGTTAATCTGCCCAATATGTTTTAA